In Anopheles arabiensis isolate DONGOLA chromosome 2, AaraD3, whole genome shotgun sequence, the genomic window GTTAAGGAGGACCACGGCTACACAATGGACATCGGCGTGCACAACGTGCGCGCCTTTCTGCCGCAGGAACATCTGAACGGAAACCGGGACGATGAGGGTCGCAATCTGTTCTGCTCGATCCACTCGGTGACCCAGTCCGGCTCGGGAGCGGTCGTAGTGCTGAAAGCATTCCGTCCCGACGAACCACGTGTGCTGAATGTGGAAGAGGTTGCCGTGGAGACGATCGTGCCCGGCTGCCAGCTCACGTTTACCGTTGGCGAACCGGTCGAGTACGGGTTGCGCGGAATGTTGTTTGAAGATTCGATCACTGCGTACGTTAACCGGAACATGCTTACCAAGGTGACGAGCAATCCGGAGAAGTACAGCATGTTTAAAACACTGCCCGCCACGCTGCTGTACGTGATGCCGGTCACCAACGAGGTGTTTGTTTCCCTGCGACCGTATCCCAACAATCGGGCAGACTGTGGCCAAGCGCATATGGTGGGTAGCATTGTAGAGAAAGCACGAGTGAAATCTACGGACGGTGGCGGAGTGTGGCTAGAATTCGGCAACAAATGTCGCGCGCTGCTTCCGATGGGTGTTATAAGGAAGACGGCTGAAGCTGCGGCGGGAGGTAATGTCGACGAGAGCGTCATGCTGAGCAACTTTCAAGTAGGTACCACTCATAGGGTCGGTGTGGTGTACTTTGATCCGCTCGAGAGCACCTACATTGTCAGCAACAGCCCTGACCACGCGGAAACGATGATACAGGATTCGTTCGATGTCGAAATCGGCAAGACGTACAAATGCCGCGTATTGCAGCTGCTCAGCACGGGGGCTCTGGTGGGGGTTGGCCGTGTCACTGGAATCGTCAAGTACGAATTCTTTAATCGCGACAGTAAGCTTAAAGTGCGCGATGTCGTCCCAATGCGTGCAGTGTGCCGTGGGCTGGACAATGACTTCCTCATGTTTACCAATCAACCGATGCTGCTGAATGAAAAAGCACCCATACTGATGCACTGGAGCCAGCTGGATAGAAACCGCAAGGATCAGAAATTTGTCGGTGCTGTTTCGCAAATAAAGAAATCGTATGTGTGGGTACGGTTCTTTAACAACCTATCCGGTAGAATAAATGCATCCGTTACCGTTGCCGGACAGGACGAGGCCGAGGTAGCAAAGCTGCGCCAGGGCTCGATAAGGCTGTTTACCGTGCTCGATTTCGACGAGGGTGCGAACATAATCGATTTGGCGTTGAAACAAACCGATCAGCCGGTACGCACCGCTCAGCTGGCGCGTGTTACCGTTAGCTACGTCCACGCTACCGGTGCCGAGGTGCTGACAGAGAACGGCGAGCAGGGAACGATCCCCGCCGAATGTTTCTCCGAGTTTGGCGAGCACAACTCGCTGTACATGCGTTTGTTGCGCGGAGGAGAAACGCTAACCGCAGTCAAGACCAACTCGGAGACGTACAGCGCGCGTTTAACGCAGTACTACCAGGAAAATCCCATTTCCCTGCAGTCCGTGCGCGCGGGCATGGTATTGAAGGGGAGCTGTGTCACGGTGAACGGTAAACCTTATGTTACTCCGCTGCTAAGCGATTTCCACGCCCGATTTCCAGTGTCCATCCCACCGAAATGGCACAAGATTGAGGATGGAAGCATCATTAAGCTTCGTGTGGCGCATCTTAACCCGACGCCAACCAAAGATTTTTTATCGGCTATGAAGGTGGAAACGGAGATGGTTGAAGTGTGCGAAGACATTTTTACCGAGATCGGTTCCTTCATGGGCGAATACCTGCAGGATGTAAACCGCTTGATTGAGCGGTTCCGAGAGCTGGACCATACCTTTGCGCACTACTCCATCGGGGATCGGGTCGAGTGTGTCATCGAGAGTACCGTTGCCGAGTGCAACAAAATGGCCGTGGAGGTGCAGGCGGTCGGCAAGCGGGCTAAATATCCGACGAAAGGCATCGTCACTACGGTGCTGCCGGAGCGGCCCGCCTCGTCCTACAAGGTCGGGCAACAGGTGCCCGGTCGGGTCGTGTGGATCGACGTGGAACGAAAGCTGGTGCACGTCTGCGTGGACGAACCGTTGTTCCCGCGCATCGTACTCCAgcaggaagacgaagaagaaccGGACATGGACGTACAGCGCCAGTGCTGGGTACTGTTTAGCAACCATTACCTGAACGTTTGCTGCGTACAATCCGATCCACCGTGTCCCTTGGTAATAGTACCGGTAAAGCATCATTACAACGATTTCGTTGGCAACACCCTGTCCACAAACACTGTCGAAGCACAGTTCGTGAAATCGCTCGGGTCGATGATTTTGGCATTGGAAACAACGTCCTACAGTGCGtacaataaaaatgataaaactaTTGATGGGAAAGCTGGGAAGCTGGCAAAAGGTAAAAAACCTCAAAAACAGTTCGACATGAACCAGAAAATGATGCACGCGATGTCAAAACAGAAGCAATTTAAGCACATAACCCCcagcgaagcaaaacaaaaaacactgaagaaaaaagaatCTACCGTGGATGTACCGAAAAACAAGCAGAAGAAAGCGACATCTAACCAAATGCCGACTAAAAAGGGCAAGAAGCGGCAGCAAGAGCAGCAGAAcgatcaacagcagcagcagcagcagcagcagcagaaaaagcagaaaaagtccaaactaaagaaaaaaacaacagataaAGGATTTACTATCGATCAGCTGGACGGGTGCTCCGATATCGTCTTCCATCAGCTAGATGGTACGGAAGACACCCAGACAACCGGAAAGAAGGCGGTAAAGCGTCGTAACCAGGAGTCTACGACAGCCCACGGCAAGGGGCTACCCGGTGCGACCAACTTCTGGGACACTACGCCCGTTTTCAAACGTGCCCAATCGGACTCGAGTGACGATGACGACAGCGATGCGGAGGACCAGGCCGAAACGGTACCGAAAAAGCGTGCAACAGCATCCGAACGGTTCGAGGCGATGAAGCAGGAGGAGGCGCGGCTGCGCAAGATCGAGGAAGAGCTGGCCGATCCATCGCTCGATCCACACACGCCCGACCAGTTCGATCGGTTGGTGCTGGCCCAGCCGAACAACAGCATGCTGTGGATCCGCTACATGGCGTTCCACATGGAGTCGGCCGAGCTGGACAAGGCACGGGCGGTCGGCCGGAAGGCGCTGAAGGCGATCCACTTCCGCGAGAACGCCGAACGGTTGAACGTTTGGATTGCGCTGCTGAATTTGGAACTTCGCTACGAAACGATCGACAGCTTCAAGGAGGTGCTGCAGGAAGCGATCCAGTACAATGACGCGTTCAAGGTGTACACGCGCGCGCTGGACATCCTGATCGACTGCCAGAAGCACGAGGAGGTGCAAAAGATACTGGAGCAGTTGCTGAAAAAGTTTCGCAAGCAGAACGACATGTGGTACCTGGTGGCCGACGCGTGGTACCGTATCGGGCAGGGCAGCAAGGTGAAGCCGCTCCTCAGCCAGGCATTGAAATCGTTGCCAACCAGGGATCGTAAGTGTCGTTGTCGTTAGTCGTTGTTATTAGAAGTTTTTGTGCATCTTTTTAACggggtttccttttcttcttcgctctctctctctctcacacagaCATTCCTTTGATCCTGAAGTTTGCTTTCTTGCACAATCGCAACGAGAACCGGGACGAGGTGCACCTACTGTTTGAGCAAATTTTAACCTCCTACCCGAAGCGCACTGACATCTGGTCCCAGTACGTCGACATGCTGGTGAAGGACAATTTGGTGGAAAACGCACGGCAAATTCTGGAGCGCGCGATCATGCAGCGGCTGCCGATGAAGAACATGAAAACGCTCTACACCAAGTTCGTCAACTTTGAAGAGAAGCACGGCGATCGGGAAAGTGTTCGGCGTGTGAAACATTTGGCCGCCGAGTACGTGCAGGCGCAGCTGAACAGTGCTGGTGTGAAGTAATTGGTAGGAACAGTGCAACTGACATCCGGagcattctttttttactaGATTTATTACGTGTGTTTATTAAATGTTATTAGTGCATATTTGCAAATTCAAATATGTCGAAATAAATGCGATTTATAAGTACCACTTATACATATATTCAAAGGATCGAATGGTTAATGTATATTTATCGTGTAGCTATTTATCTTCTACATTTCTACATTACATTTACAATAACTCTAGACAGTTTATATAGGCCATCATATGACTTTGCAGGTTGTTAAATCAAAGAAGCTGTCCGAATACATCCAGAAACTCGGTTCCGCTATATACAGGGGGTTTCAGGTGTTTTCATAGTTCTggaacacttccttgactctttcttattggaagtgaacgTCATACGATGGTagttggactctatggcatccTTGGACAAGCTCCAGGGACAATCCTGTTGGATTTGTACAAAAAGGGTCCAATTCCCgccaatcttcttcttcttcttctttggctcaacaaccgatgtcggtcaaggcctgcatgtacccactagtggccttggctttcagtgactaattgaatcccccccatagcaggatagtcagtcctacgtatggcggcgcggtctatttggggattgaacccatgacgggcatgttgttaagtcgtacgagttgacgactgtactacgagaccggctacgCTTGCCTTTACTTTTCAATAAATGCTCATTACCAAAgcggaccaaaaaaaaacacttgaaTATGAACAACTTAACATCACCATTAGGAGCCAAATGCTCAAATAGCCCAAACATTTCACAGTTAGTTAACCACGTGGGTACGGTAAGTTCCGGATGAGCATGGATAAGCCATTCATAATACAACTCTCTGCCAAACAGCAGCAGATTCGATGACGCCCGCTAGCGTGTTTACCAATTTGCATACCGCGAGAAAACAGAGCCCCTTACGTTGGGGGGAAACATTTGGCAAACATATTTATAGAAACCGCTACTCACCATCCGAGAGTGCTGTGAAGTTCGGTGGTTAATTCATTTGCTGAGGCCAGCGGGCAATGCGGGCTGTGCGAGGAACGACCAacggaaaaaagcaacaattccCGCGTTACTCTGAGAACATACCACGAGCGCTGTTCCGATAGAAATACCGTGCGAATCTCTGCTTTTTTTCGTGCTCAGCAAATTCACAGTTGGTATAGTGTTGGATAATTGAGCGAAATTTACACTGAAGACGATTATGGCCACTTAAAGGGccactgtgtgttgtgttgattGTGTTGAAAAGGTGGGTGGGCTTAAACACTACTGTGATTCTGTTTTTAGTGAATTAAACTCATTAAATCTCATGGAATACCAGACACGCGGTAAAagagataaatttaaatttaacgtaCATGACCGTCCTTTACCACTGTACCGACGTACAGTGCGCCGGGTATGGTACGCTAGAGACTCCCGTTATTTCGTTCTCTCACTACTTCTCTCTTTATCATTTTCGCTCTCTtattctctctccctctcttgcGGGTATTTTTCGCGCCCACCCTATTACTATTGTTTGGCCATTTTTGCACGCGAGAAAAATGTTATGTGTTCGCTACGCACTCGGCCGTCGGCAGTGTTAGAACGGTGTTAGTAGATCCCAGTAGCACAGTGTGCATGGCGTGTGCATTAATTAATGAAATGACCGATAACAAGTAGTGGCCGTTTTACGCTTTGGGATTTGGGCGGAAGGTGGAACAGTAACATTTCCATAAACGCGACTGTTTCGTTCGCGGACAGGAATGTTTCGTGTGCAGCATGTGCTGGAGCGAAGTCCAAAGGTACtagcagcaaaagaaaacaaaacaactgtatagattgtgtgtgtattacaCTTCAGGGTAAACAAATGTAGTCCTAGCGCAGTGTAAAAATGCATGTGTCTGTAAATTGTAAAACGTTCCTGTGCCCCGTGTTTGTCTCCATAAAAGACGAATGTGGTTTCCAGCACTCGAAATCCTCCCACTCGCGCAAAACCAGATGTGCACAAATTCGTTCTCCTCAAGGACGCAGTAAAACCTCCGCCATTCGACCGTGTGGTGCATGTTTAGTAAAGTTTAGTTTGTTGAACCATTCCGCATACTATCTCGATTGCTCGTTCTTGCAACTACGTTCTTGAGAATTCGTTTCAACCCCGATGCCCTTATATAATGTTGTTTCTGCACTGTGGTTACTAGGAACGATACGGCCGAATGTATCCCCCTCAGAAACCCATCGCAGCAATCGTGGTTACAACACTaccacaggcacacacagccCCCATGCTAACACGGCGGTGCGAAGGATATCGattttcatcaccaccatTCAGTCCTTTCAAGGCACTGTGCGAACGAACAAGCAAGCCCGAAGAACCTGGACACAGCGCTGCATCGCAAACGCCGcacaccgccgccgccggcctCTGAAAAGGACTCTACACGGTATCACCCTCCCTATAGCGACAGCGGGTAAAAAGTTGCTCATTAAAATGGGATAAAACAGGTACTAGTGCAAAAGGACCCTTCCCGGGACAGTGTGTTAAGGGCAGGGGTTGTTCCGCTCGTTCCACTTTTGTGTTTAATGCAAGAGGGACACATCATCTGTTTCTGTGGTGTGTATTGCATAAAGATTAACCCGTGTGGTGGTGCGGTTTTTGTGTTCCGGCAACAATGGAACACATAAACCGAATGACGACGTGTATGCAGCTTCTCAAAAGAGTGTacagtacgtgtgtgtgtgtattgttggTGTGTGATTTCGTTGTGCTGGCAGTGTGCCATGCGTGTGGAATGATACAGCAAATAAAACCGGCTAGAACCATCATCAGCTGGTGGTAAAGCACCGTAGTAGCGCAGGGAGTCGTCGAGGCCGGTATTCTCAGCCTCGGTAGGAGCAACAAATTGGCACcttctgcgtgtgtgttgatttAACTTATACAGAAACACGAATCGTTTGGTAGTGTTGTCTTTTTCCGTCGCTGTGGGAGAAGTAAATTCCAGCTCCAGCTAAAACTTAGGTTTTGAACTATTTTtggataatttatttgctGCTGTATGGCGTTAACGGATGTATTTGCGCTGTGCTGAAAGTATTAGCATTGGAGTGAAGTTCTATGTTTAGAGGCAGTAAGTGTGCGTGTCGACGGAATAAGAAGTGagcaaatgcaaacattaTACGCCATAAAACTGCACACCCGCAGCGATCTCGCGTTCCAAAATACCTCCCGAGCGCCCGAACTGCCACTACCACCTTCCCGAGCGATTGTAAACCCGCATGTGGGGAGTTTACAGACCAGAACAAAACGTGAACATGTGTGTAAAACGCTTCTGAAAACTAGTTTTATCTTGCCTGGCTGGCATTGTTGATGTATTTTTGCTATAACTATTTGCTGTTACAGTATGCACCAGAACCAATTCTAGCTGATAAGCGAACACGACCACCCCATTctcaattgtttcatttttacattgcccGCACATACTGATACAACTATCCACGGACCGCGGTCTCCTGCTGCTTGCCACTTTCATTCCATTATTggctaaacaaaaaacaccagcgaatcaatttaaaaatgatGTCCCGCGTAACGTGTCGTGCCGTGCGAGGGCGGCAGCTACGTTCGCAATTGGTGGAAATTAAATTGTCGATAAAATAGAATCATTGATGCAACTCACGATAAACGGACCACTTTTGCCTACATGCCGCAAAACCGCCGGCATCAATTATTTCACACCACTGTCTCCGCTTCTTTAGTACGACGCGCCGCGCAGCGCAACACGGCAGCGGATAATAGTCAAAAAGAGCGCGAGCGCGCGATTTCATCTGATCGTTGGGAGCACGTGATCGGCacgcagtagtagtagtggtagtagtgatAGTAGCTGTATTATGCGGACAGCAGTTTGGCGCGGCAGCTAATGAGATTGACCATGAACAGCTTCACCTGGCGCATCATATAATTCGTTATGCAAATGTGCGTACGCGCTCCGACTGGCTAAAGCAATGCTTATCTCTAGGCAAACAAAACGCGCGCCACATGTATGTACTATTCTACACTGTACTAGCACAACGTGGCGCAGCTAATCACGCCAGTGCAATTCTTAAGCATAGTTTATATTTTTAGTtgcttaaaatatttaatattcatGTAATAGGCTAACGTGGACGCTTTTTTGAAGATTCATGTATAAGAATCTTTGATAATCATCCGTATTATGGGTCGACACTTCAAAGCAAACCGAATCTTCAAACAAAACTTCCAAACCAAACCGAAGAACGAAGCGACGCAATTATATTCGTCTTTGAAAGGGATAAAGTACCGCGATCGTAAGGGTCCAGTTAGTGTTCTAGTGAAAGTCAACGAGAAATCTTTATTTTGTATACCATATATAAAGATATATGATGATAAAGATATATACACTAGTGTTGGGTCTCTTATACTAAAAGCTGAAATTTCTGGAGATCTGGATTAATTGCGATAACGAAAAATATAGAATGGCAGCGGATAATGACAATTAGACTTTCTCTTTTAATTAGATTAGATTGGAGCATTGGGCTATTAGAATGAGATTAGGCGACGCTTTGGGGTATTTGGCTTATACTGGATGCATATgcattgtttcatttcaaagATACCTGAATCAgacattttattattattattattatactttataatttttattatttttattttatttattataatttttcttGATTTGACACTTAATTTAGGTTACATATATTAATCGCAAACTGGAGTATAGACGTTCTTTAAATGGCATTAatgtttcattaaaatcaaagAGTTGGTAGACTTGATTAAATGTCCTGCTCTTAGAAGTAATGGGGTCGGATGAGCCATAGGTTGTTCTGCTGCGCACTATATTAAGCAGGGGACGTGGGCgtgttggagccgttggatcATATAACTCAAGTCGCTTGAGTATTGAAGAGCAGTCAATGTTCCCTGTTAATAAACCCCCAACGAATGTTTGTAGTGCTACGCGGCGTCTATCGCTGAGTTTTTGCAGTTCAAGCAACTTTAGTCGTGCTTCTTACACGGGTGCTAACCACCTGTAAGCCACGGGAGCAGACGCACAGCATGGCGGGTGAGTCTGCGTTGTATGGACTCAATGCGGTCTGAAAGGAGCAGAGATGACGGCTTCCATACCACAGTAGCTTATTCCACCAATGAATAATACTGGACAATACTGCAGTAAACAGCCTTGACACTAGTTGGATCCCTTAAGTCCTTTACAACTCGCTGGACCAGTCCTAACAGTTGATTACCACAATCAATTATTTCTTCTGCATGTTGGTTGAATTCCAGCAGTCGGCACTTTCAATGCGAGTCATAATTATAGTACATCAATATTATAGTTGTACAAAACGGGTTCACGAGATCTACTGAATGATAGAGCCCGACGCTATTCGATTAGCCTAAAGTAGTAGTCAACATGTATTAGCAGACATATGTAAGCATTTAATACGAAGATGTGGAAGACTTTCAACAAACTATCGGTTTGTTTGGACGGATGTTATTTACTTTACATAAACAAAGTTGGTACCATTGCAGCGGCAAGACAAGCAAGATTTATGTGACCTTAGTATGGTTTGTGTGGCGATATTTATGTCACTATTCAATTACTGCAACAGTGTTGCTATGAAATCATCCGAGTCCATGCATATGCCCTGCATCGCATGTAAAGAATGCGCAACTACAGCGTTCCTTGGCTGGTTAAGGTCTGGTATTgtcaaacaataaattttatttgttattctTATGAAACTGGCCGTGATTCAAGGGGGGTTTGTatggagtagtttttttttcttttcatttgatGATCGTCAAAATGTGCCCAAGATATGAATCATATGCCTTTTTTGATCTGTTGTAAAGTTAAACAGTGTCCCGCACAACTATTGGGCTGATAAAATTTCACCCAAAAGCGAGCATGTTTACACAACTGGCCTCCGGTTTGATAGCACACGCGGAAGTGTCTTGCAAGTCTTTTCtgtgaacttttttttttttaatttctcgtAAGAACGACCAGGCAGCTCTGGTCCTGATGGTAGTAAGTCTGTGTTCCTCGATAATGCGTTCATCAGCAACTATTTAAGGGCCATTTGTTAAAAGAGTAATATATGAGAGACCGCATTAAGTTGGACTAGTAGTGTGACggcattaaacaaaaaaaaaatgaattcatTTTCTTCACAGAATTATGCTGAATGTTTCACGTGTTTGTAGTAAGCGAACGGAAGAAATACTTCGTTGAGCGAAGGTTACCCTCGGATTTACGGATTGAACGTTGcacaaaaacgacaaaaactCGTCCAGCATCATGTATCAGTGCCGCAAGTTTACGCGAAGGAATCTGCTCTTCCTGCTGACGATCGGTGTGGT contains:
- the LOC120905560 gene encoding protein RRP5 homolog produces the protein MVYVEPALPRGPSRPVVKHNRVKKHKTPKSHFGAKTLPAEQKAQRLRPKERWQAMQSEKEMEEEQLQQCFKGSNLVFGKVRAGMLLLGCVKQIRATELLISLPGRLNGVVQITNISEAYSKRLEYMYNNRSTDCPTLGDLYTVGDLVYMKVLRKVKDRRQVYLTLDPSKLHSDFKPAQLVEGLVLAATITVKEDHGYTMDIGVHNVRAFLPQEHLNGNRDDEGRNLFCSIHSVTQSGSGAVVVLKAFRPDEPRVLNVEEVAVETIVPGCQLTFTVGEPVEYGLRGMLFEDSITAYVNRNMLTKVTSNPEKYSMFKTLPATLLYVMPVTNEVFVSLRPYPNNRADCGQAHMVGSIVEKARVKSTDGGGVWLEFGNKCRALLPMGVIRKTAEAAAGGNVDESVMLSNFQVGTTHRVGVVYFDPLESTYIVSNSPDHAETMIQDSFDVEIGKTYKCRVLQLLSTGALVGVGRVTGIVKYEFFNRDSKLKVRDVVPMRAVCRGLDNDFLMFTNQPMLLNEKAPILMHWSQLDRNRKDQKFVGAVSQIKKSYVWVRFFNNLSGRINASVTVAGQDEAEVAKLRQGSIRLFTVLDFDEGANIIDLALKQTDQPVRTAQLARVTVSYVHATGAEVLTENGEQGTIPAECFSEFGEHNSLYMRLLRGGETLTAVKTNSETYSARLTQYYQENPISLQSVRAGMVLKGSCVTVNGKPYVTPLLSDFHARFPVSIPPKWHKIEDGSIIKLRVAHLNPTPTKDFLSAMKVETEMVEVCEDIFTEIGSFMGEYLQDVNRLIERFRELDHTFAHYSIGDRVECVIESTVAECNKMAVEVQAVGKRAKYPTKGIVTTVLPERPASSYKVGQQVPGRVVWIDVERKLVHVCVDEPLFPRIVLQQEDEEEPDMDVQRQCWVLFSNHYLNVCCVQSDPPCPLVIVPVKHHYNDFVGNTLSTNTVEAQFVKSLGSMILALETTSYSAYNKNDKTIDGKAGKLAKGKKPQKQFDMNQKMMHAMSKQKQFKHITPSEAKQKTLKKKESTVDVPKNKQKKATSNQMPTKKGKKRQQEQQNDQQQQQQQQQQKKQKKSKLKKKTTDKGFTIDQLDGCSDIVFHQLDGTEDTQTTGKKAVKRRNQESTTAHGKGLPGATNFWDTTPVFKRAQSDSSDDDDSDAEDQAETVPKKRATASERFEAMKQEEARLRKIEEELADPSLDPHTPDQFDRLVLAQPNNSMLWIRYMAFHMESAELDKARAVGRKALKAIHFRENAERLNVWIALLNLELRYETIDSFKEVLQEAIQYNDAFKVYTRALDILIDCQKHEEVQKILEQLLKKFRKQNDMWYLVADAWYRIGQGSKVKPLLSQALKSLPTRDHIPLILKFAFLHNRNENRDEVHLLFEQILTSYPKRTDIWSQYVDMLVKDNLVENARQILERAIMQRLPMKNMKTLYTKFVNFEEKHGDRESVRRVKHLAAEYVQAQLNSAGVK